From a region of the Macrobrachium nipponense isolate FS-2020 chromosome 3, ASM1510439v2, whole genome shotgun sequence genome:
- the LOC135222236 gene encoding uncharacterized protein LOC135222236, with protein MIYSISQFANMVSSFDQIDRLCRRCGTESQDLIHLFDNQFGERNLVAIIKKYVRVIVSNRDALPRHVCGPCVAKLDEVVEFVDTSLATQAKFRKLFEADNTSGNKVKLSEDRLYEIIQDVEVELEETEDDVIDDELGSEDSTPRSYKRRAASACSERTQEAYERMYWKTNQTEN; from the exons ATGATTTACTCTATATCGCAATTCGCAAACATGGTTTCTTCTTTTGATCAAATAGATCGGCTATGCAGGCGCTGCGGCACGGAGAGTCAAGACCTCATACATTTATTCGACAATCAATTCGGAGAGAGGAATTTGGTGGCGATTATCAAGAAATACGTGAGAGTGATT GTTAGTAATCGTGATGCTTTACCTCGTCACGTGTGTGGTCCTTGTGTTGCAAAGTTGGATGAAGTGGTTGAATTTGTGGACACCAGTTTGGCTACACAAGCAAAGTTCAGAAAActttttgaag CTGATAACACGTCAGGTAACAAAGTTAAGTTGAGTGAAGACCGCCTTTATGAAATTATTCAAGATGTCGAGGTTGAACTTGAAGAAACAGAGGATGATGTTATTGATGATGAGCTGGGCAGTGAAGATTCCA CTCCACGTTCTTACAAGAGGCGGGCTGCTAGTGCATGTAGTGAGAGGACGCAAGAAGCCTATGAAAG gATGTATTGGAAAACTAATCAAACAGAAAACTGA
- the LOC135221875 gene encoding 3-oxoacyl-[acyl-carrier-protein] reductase FabG-like: MEDWASGLVALVTGGGRRVGKAIATALHKTGYKVVIHCNSSKDAALEFANELNSQRPDTAFVVSGDLSTDVVDTCRRLVKEATEKWGRLDLLVNNASLFFLTPLDTATDQQWNQLMDTNLKAPYFLAQAASPHLRQTKGNIINMCDIIGERASPPLTIYGISKAALIMTTKNLAIELGPEVRVNYICPGAVMWPEVEKDHHDDSFKNEWLSRTPLNVIGTGENVADAVLFLASPSSSYMTGSCIRICGGRSLRL; this comes from the exons ATTGGGCATCAGGTCTTGTAGCTTTAGTGACCGGAGGTGGTCGCAGAGTGGGCAAGGCCATTGCTACAGCTCTTCACAAGACTGGATATAAAGTTGTGATTCACTGCAACTCTTCCAAGGATGCTGCTCTCGAGTTTGCCAACGAGCTCAACAG CCAGCGTCCAGACACAGCCTTCGTCGTAAGCGGCGATTTATCCACAGACGTGGTGGACACCTGCCGAAGGCTGGTGAAGGAGGCGACGGAGAAATGGGGACGTCTTGACCTCCTCGTGAACAACGCTTCCTTGTTCTTCCTCACGCCCCTGGACACGGCTACAGACCAGCAGTGGAATCAGCTAATGGACACAAACCTGAAGGCCCCTTATTTCTTAGCACAA GCAGCATCTCCTCATCTGCGTCAGACGAAGGGGAACATTATCAATATGTGTGACATCATTGGGGAGCGAGCCTCTCCACCTCTCACTATCTATGGCATCAGCAAAGCTGCGCTCATCATGACTACTAAGAACCTGGCCATTGAATTGGGACCAGAG GTTCGTGTGAACTACATCTGCCCTGGAGCTGTGATGTGGCCGGAGGTCGAGAAGGACCATCACGACGACTCTTTCAAAAAC GAGTGGTTATCTAGAACTCCCCTGAATGTCATCGGAACGGGAGAGAACGTAGCAGACGCCGTTCTGTTCTTGGCCTCACCCTCATCGTCATACATGACCGGTTCTTGCATCAGGATTTGTGGTGGGCGTTCCCTCAGACTCTGA